Proteins encoded together in one Bacteroides ovatus window:
- a CDS encoding tetratricopeptide repeat protein produces MRKSIAIIITSILVLSGCNKQQSVSDRLLNEVEKAIAINPDSASNLLKSISSPEKLDDKAFARWCMLSGKITDEIFNSILPTYQLERAYDWYSSHGSPDEQVQILIYLGRSYFADGDYDKAMSIYTNALDIAGKNKLNNLIGYTYDYIGDLYREKFMFTEAIKKYETAAECFKKENNTDSYACALKNIGREYACIDSLSCAIEILTIADSVAANTKDIEVTASINNALGNIYVMREEYDKAEKYFLKALSTGKEKMPDYVALIDLYTTTDSIDKAKELLSKIPQDDPQYTCSINYLYYQIHNAERDYKEALAYLEEYVDMVDSIVYADSQSKILNIESKYNHLKISQEVDRLKIKQQSYIIFSVICISCLLLIMIVYLLYRKQAKEKIHRQQDELNRIKTDLTYVSLELEEKKKLLDTFKEKDDNYNKIEKEIALLTSNYKELQHKSLENSPTFKELVRLAKQNKPRNDKPLITDKQWELIADEITYIYPNLSKYLYSLCPNLPEQDFLYCCLCMCGFDTNTEAKLLNIASDSVRKKRFRLREKLNIALLNDNTTLYEYLIENMH; encoded by the coding sequence ATGAGAAAGAGTATTGCTATAATTATAACATCTATATTAGTGCTATCAGGATGCAACAAACAACAATCCGTATCTGACAGACTGCTAAATGAAGTAGAAAAAGCCATTGCCATAAATCCTGACAGCGCATCCAACCTACTAAAAAGTATATCATCTCCTGAAAAACTAGACGACAAAGCTTTTGCACGCTGGTGTATGTTATCAGGTAAGATTACAGACGAAATTTTTAATAGTATCCTACCAACTTACCAATTAGAAAGAGCTTATGACTGGTATTCCTCACATGGTAGCCCTGACGAGCAAGTGCAAATTTTGATTTATTTAGGTCGTTCCTATTTTGCTGATGGAGATTATGATAAAGCAATGTCTATTTATACTAATGCGCTGGACATTGCAGGAAAAAACAAGCTCAATAACCTCATTGGATATACCTATGACTATATAGGCGATCTATATCGAGAAAAATTCATGTTCACAGAAGCTATCAAAAAATACGAGACTGCTGCCGAATGCTTTAAAAAAGAAAATAACACCGATAGTTATGCCTGCGCATTAAAAAACATAGGACGTGAATATGCATGTATAGACTCATTATCATGTGCTATAGAAATACTGACTATTGCCGATTCCGTAGCAGCTAATACTAAAGATATAGAAGTTACCGCTTCAATAAATAATGCTTTAGGAAATATCTATGTAATGCGAGAAGAATATGATAAAGCCGAAAAGTACTTTCTTAAAGCATTATCGACGGGAAAAGAAAAAATGCCTGATTATGTAGCACTGATTGACTTATATACCACAACTGATTCTATAGATAAAGCTAAAGAACTATTATCTAAAATTCCACAAGATGACCCCCAATATACGTGTAGCATCAATTATTTATATTATCAAATCCATAATGCAGAGAGAGACTATAAAGAAGCGCTTGCCTACCTGGAAGAATATGTTGACATGGTAGATTCTATCGTATACGCTGACAGCCAATCTAAGATATTAAACATAGAATCTAAATATAATCATTTAAAAATCAGTCAAGAAGTAGATAGATTAAAGATTAAACAACAAAGCTACATTATATTTTCAGTTATCTGCATTTCATGCTTATTATTAATAATGATAGTGTATTTACTATATAGAAAACAAGCAAAAGAAAAAATACACAGACAACAAGATGAATTAAACCGGATAAAAACAGATTTAACCTATGTTTCATTAGAATTGGAAGAGAAAAAAAAGTTATTAGACACATTTAAAGAAAAAGATGACAACTATAATAAAATAGAGAAAGAAATAGCTCTTTTAACTAGCAATTATAAGGAACTACAACATAAGTCTCTAGAAAATTCACCAACATTTAAAGAGTTGGTACGGTTAGCCAAACAAAATAAGCCAAGAAATGATAAGCCATTAATAACAGATAAGCAATGGGAACTCATTGCAGATGAAATAACATATATCTATCCAAATTTATCTAAATACTTATATAGTCTATGTCCCAACTTACCAGAACAAGACTTTTTGTATTGTTGTTTATGTATGTGCGGATTTGATACTAACACAGAAGCAAAGTTGCTAAATATTGCAAGTGATTCAGTAAGAAAGAAACGGTTTAGACTTAGAGAAAAACTGAACATTGCATTGCTGAATGACAATACTACATTATATGAGTACTTGATTGAGAATATGCACTAA
- a CDS encoding GatB/YqeY domain-containing protein — translation MDLFDQVSEDIKTAMKAKDKVALETLRNIKKFFLEAKTAPGANDILTDDAALKIIQKLVKQGKDSAEIYIGQGRQDLADVELGQVAVMEKYLPKQMTAEELEAALKEIIAETGATSGKDMGKVMGVASKKLAGLAEGRAISAKVKELLG, via the coding sequence ATGGATTTATTCGATCAAGTCAGCGAAGACATTAAAACCGCAATGAAGGCGAAAGACAAAGTAGCCCTTGAAACTTTGAGAAATATAAAGAAGTTCTTCCTGGAAGCTAAGACTGCCCCGGGAGCTAACGATATATTGACAGATGATGCTGCTCTGAAGATTATCCAGAAACTTGTGAAACAAGGAAAAGATTCTGCTGAAATCTATATCGGACAGGGTCGTCAGGATTTGGCTGACGTAGAATTAGGCCAGGTAGCCGTTATGGAGAAATACCTGCCGAAACAAATGACTGCCGAAGAACTGGAAGCTGCATTGAAGGAAATTATCGCTGAAACAGGTGCTACAAGCGGTAAAGATATGGGTAAAGTAATGGGAGTTGCCTCCAAGAAGCTAGCAGGTCTTGCAGAAGGACGTGCCATTTCTGCAAAAGTGAAAGAGCTTTTGGGATAA
- the ftsZ gene encoding cell division protein FtsZ has translation MDEIVQFDFPTDSPKIIKVIGVGGGGGNAVNHMYREGIHDVTFVLCNTDNQALAESPVPVKLQLGRSITQGLGAGNRPERARDAAEESIEDIRNQLNDGTKMVFITAGMGGGTGTGAAPVIARIAKEMDILTVGIVTIPFIFEGEKKIIQALDGVERIAQHVDALLVINNERLREIYADLTFMNAFGKADDTLSIAAKSIAEIITMRGTVNLDFADVKTILKDGGVAIMSTGFGEGENRVTKAIDDALHSPLLNNNDIFNAKKVMLNVSFCPSSELMMEEMNEIHEFMSKFREGVEVIWGVAIDNSLETRVKITVLATGFGVEDVPGMDSLHAARSQEEEERQLQLEEEKEKNKERIRKAYGESASNIGSKSLRKRRHIYLFNTEDLDNDDIIAMVEDSPTYMRDKTTLTKIRTKAALEEEVATEEATDDNCVITF, from the coding sequence ATGGACGAGATAGTACAATTCGATTTCCCGACAGATTCACCGAAGATCATCAAAGTGATTGGTGTAGGTGGTGGTGGTGGTAACGCTGTAAACCACATGTACCGGGAAGGCATCCATGATGTAACGTTCGTTCTTTGTAACACGGACAACCAGGCATTAGCCGAATCACCTGTCCCGGTGAAACTGCAACTGGGCCGTAGCATCACGCAAGGGCTTGGAGCCGGCAACCGTCCCGAACGGGCACGCGACGCCGCCGAAGAAAGTATAGAAGATATCAGAAACCAGCTGAACGACGGCACCAAGATGGTATTCATCACCGCCGGAATGGGAGGAGGAACCGGAACAGGAGCTGCACCGGTCATCGCCCGCATTGCGAAGGAAATGGATATTCTGACTGTCGGTATCGTCACCATCCCCTTTATCTTCGAAGGAGAAAAGAAAATTATCCAGGCACTGGACGGCGTAGAGCGTATCGCCCAGCATGTTGATGCCTTGCTGGTTATCAACAACGAACGCCTGCGCGAAATATACGCCGACCTTACTTTTATGAACGCCTTCGGCAAAGCCGATGATACTCTTTCCATTGCTGCCAAGAGCATTGCCGAGATTATTACCATGCGGGGTACAGTCAATCTTGACTTTGCCGATGTGAAAACCATCCTGAAAGATGGTGGAGTAGCAATCATGAGTACCGGATTCGGCGAAGGAGAAAATCGTGTGACGAAAGCAATCGACGATGCCCTGCATTCTCCGTTGCTCAACAACAATGATATCTTCAATGCCAAGAAAGTAATGTTGAACGTATCTTTCTGCCCGTCGTCGGAACTGATGATGGAGGAAATGAACGAGATACACGAGTTCATGAGCAAATTCCGCGAAGGGGTGGAAGTGATTTGGGGTGTTGCCATCGACAACTCACTGGAAACAAGAGTAAAAATCACCGTATTGGCAACCGGATTCGGTGTGGAAGACGTTCCCGGAATGGACAGCTTGCATGCTGCACGCAGCCAGGAAGAGGAAGAACGTCAACTGCAACTGGAAGAAGAGAAAGAGAAGAACAAAGAACGTATCCGCAAGGCATACGGCGAAAGTGCCAGCAACATCGGAAGCAAGAGCCTCCGCAAACGCCGACACATCTATCTTTTCAATACGGAAGATCTGGACAACGACGACATCATCGCCATGGTAGAAGATTCTCCCACTTATATGCGTGATAAGACTACTCTTACCAAAATCCGGACGAAAGCCGCTCTGGAAGAGGAAGTAGCCACGGAAGAAGCTACAGATGACAACTGTGTGATTACGTTCTAA
- the ftsA gene encoding cell division protein FtsA, whose protein sequence is MATTEFIAAIELGSSKITGVAGKKNSDGSMQVLAYAQEDSSTFIRKGVIFNLDKTAQSLTSIINRLEGELKNSIAKVYVGIGGQSLRTVRNVVSRDLEEEAIISEELVSAIGDENIAIPVVDMDILDVAPQEYKVGNNLQANPVGLVGSHIEGRFLNIVARASVRKNLEHCFQQAKIDIADQLIAPLVTANAVLTESERRSGCALIDFGADTTTISVYKNNILRFLTVLPLGGNSITHDITTLQMEEEEAERLKKAYGDALYEEDPEQEEATCKLDDDNRIIKVADLNNIIEARAEEIVANVWNQIQLSSYEDKLLAGIILTGGAANLKNLDETLRKRSKIEKIRMAKLPRNTVHAPNNILKKDGSQNTLFGLLFEGNQNCCLTETAPQAAPAPSVSKPEPEVHKTVDMFEDDQELKEQARIARLKKEEEEREAKLAAKEAEKLRKQKEKEEKERRKREAGPSWIQRKIDSLTKEIFSDDDMK, encoded by the coding sequence ATGGCAACAACAGAATTTATCGCCGCTATTGAACTTGGTTCATCGAAGATAACCGGTGTGGCCGGAAAAAAGAACAGTGACGGAAGCATGCAGGTATTAGCGTATGCCCAGGAAGACTCTTCTACGTTCATTCGTAAAGGAGTGATCTTTAACCTGGACAAGACAGCGCAAAGCCTGACTTCAATCATCAACAGACTGGAAGGTGAGTTGAAAAACTCAATTGCCAAGGTATATGTAGGCATCGGCGGACAATCACTCCGCACCGTCCGCAATGTAGTAAGCCGCGACCTGGAGGAAGAAGCTATCATATCCGAAGAGCTTGTAAGCGCTATCGGTGATGAGAACATTGCCATCCCGGTGGTCGATATGGATATATTGGACGTAGCTCCACAAGAATATAAGGTAGGTAATAACCTGCAAGCCAATCCGGTAGGTCTGGTAGGAAGCCACATCGAAGGACGTTTCCTCAATATCGTTGCCCGTGCTTCCGTACGTAAGAACTTGGAGCACTGTTTCCAACAGGCTAAAATTGATATTGCCGACCAACTGATCGCTCCGTTAGTAACCGCAAATGCCGTACTGACAGAAAGCGAACGCCGTTCGGGTTGTGCACTGATCGACTTCGGAGCAGACACAACTACCATCTCTGTATATAAGAATAACATTCTCCGTTTCCTGACTGTATTGCCTTTGGGAGGCAACAGCATCACGCATGACATCACCACCCTGCAAATGGAGGAGGAAGAAGCCGAACGCCTGAAAAAAGCCTACGGTGACGCCCTCTATGAAGAGGACCCCGAACAGGAAGAAGCAACCTGCAAACTGGATGATGACAACCGTATCATCAAAGTGGCGGATCTTAACAATATCATCGAAGCCCGTGCCGAGGAAATCGTTGCCAACGTATGGAACCAGATACAACTATCGAGCTACGAGGACAAATTGCTGGCAGGAATCATCTTGACAGGAGGGGCCGCCAACCTGAAGAATCTGGACGAAACCTTGCGCAAACGCAGCAAGATAGAAAAGATACGGATGGCGAAACTCCCACGCAATACGGTTCATGCGCCCAACAACATACTGAAGAAAGACGGTTCGCAGAACACTTTGTTCGGGCTCCTGTTTGAAGGTAACCAGAACTGCTGCCTGACGGAAACTGCTCCGCAAGCTGCTCCTGCACCATCAGTCTCCAAACCGGAGCCGGAAGTGCATAAGACAGTGGATATGTTTGAGGACGATCAGGAACTGAAAGAACAGGCCCGCATCGCCCGTCTCAAGAAAGAAGAAGAAGAGCGGGAAGCCAAGCTAGCCGCCAAAGAAGCGGAAAAACTTCGCAAGCAAAAGGAAAAGGAAGAGAAAGAAAGACGGAAAAGAGAAGCAGGTCCGAGTTGGATTCAACGCAAGATCGATTCGTTGACGAAAGAAATCTTTTCCGACGACGATATGAAGTAA